A window of Cellulomonas fimi contains these coding sequences:
- a CDS encoding WXG100 family type VII secretion target, with protein sequence MAVGAELSTLQALFKTFQQNAQQAADIKSHVDQGLNATEWTGKYADDFRSLWQDYRTNLDRLQEALDGAASDVRTNHNNIAAATGEGDRI encoded by the coding sequence GTGGCAGTTGGTGCCGAGCTCAGCACTCTCCAGGCGCTGTTCAAGACGTTCCAGCAGAACGCGCAGCAGGCCGCAGACATCAAGTCGCACGTCGACCAGGGGCTGAACGCCACGGAGTGGACCGGCAAGTACGCGGACGACTTCCGTTCGCTGTGGCAGGACTACCGCACCAACCTCGACCGCCTCCAGGAGGCGCTCGACGGCGCCGCGAGCGACGTGCGGACCAACCACAACAACATCGCGGCGGCCACCGGCGAGGGCGACCGCATCTGA
- a CDS encoding LysM peptidoglycan-binding domain-containing protein produces MNETELRSDRETGPGRFLQADVEQRPRRVASSVLSAVLLLLLVVGVPAGLLALDAAPAIPRSLPSLDALTGTIGVEQLLAVLVWIVWLAWLQFTICTAVELRSALSGVGLPARVPLAGPSQRLARTLVVSVLLLATAAGQASAAVAPHSPAHSDVGVAISAPAVAGEVAAVAAVTEAPAEAEAAQGETTYWLGDVQLSPEEGAELLGQRVYVVKVPDGRYHDNLWDIAERTLGDGRRYSEVFELNKGRDQPDGHELTLERLIYPNWLLVMPEDATGVERVTAVVTPVAPAPEAPAPVAPAPPAEHAPAADDAQAPPVADAVHASTSSTALLVGGGLLAVGLLAALDRLRRRHRTGEPSDDAVELEVALRVGADPRRALLLDRGLRQLAAAHREAGRPLPGVVAAVVSDDALELRLSPSTPGAPAPWQAAADGSTWRLAADDVDAAQAGGPAPFPGLVSLGRDTQGRDVLLDLESAQGPVSVVGDPQVAREVATALAAELATNRWSDGLRVTGVDLPDGLDALPGGRYARAASASDVLDRLDGRRAGTHDGDVLSGRVRPDGATAWVPEYLVLGAAPTGALAEQVVAVATTDRRSPLGVVCVGDLPGARWQLVAQPDGRLVARLLGVDVQSNRLTSRQVAALGELFTEVPEPAPALDARHGAVAHEGAVDRPDVAAPLRPRTPADLAAAPVRVLVLGEPRVESPGVVEESRRALLTELVVFLALHPEGVHANVLAAALWPGGVTAEVREGTLERAVRWLGTDATGRPRLLRGADGRVALGPEVVVDWDVVTTLLARSRGAASPQAERADLAAALDLASGTVLSVRPPGRYAWLARVRLERASRALLVDAVHRLVLLCHHDDDPGAAQAAAWAGLRLAPTEELLWRDLMRAASLVGGPDAVRQAAGDLAATLRAAGVHAMSPATLAVVEDLAPQSSEAGGAGA; encoded by the coding sequence GTGAACGAGACCGAGCTGCGGTCGGACCGCGAGACCGGGCCGGGCAGGTTCCTCCAGGCGGACGTCGAGCAGCGTCCGCGCCGCGTCGCGTCGTCTGTCCTGTCCGCCGTGCTGCTGCTCCTGCTCGTCGTCGGGGTGCCCGCCGGGCTGCTGGCGCTCGACGCCGCGCCGGCGATCCCGCGCTCGCTGCCGTCGCTGGACGCGCTCACGGGCACCATCGGCGTCGAGCAGCTCCTCGCGGTGCTCGTGTGGATCGTCTGGCTCGCCTGGCTCCAGTTCACGATCTGCACCGCGGTCGAGCTGCGCTCCGCGCTCTCGGGCGTCGGGCTGCCCGCGCGCGTGCCGCTCGCCGGGCCGAGCCAGCGGCTGGCCCGCACGCTCGTCGTCTCGGTCCTGCTCCTGGCGACCGCGGCCGGTCAGGCGTCCGCCGCCGTGGCGCCGCACTCGCCCGCGCACAGCGACGTCGGTGTCGCGATCTCGGCGCCCGCCGTCGCCGGTGAGGTCGCGGCGGTCGCGGCCGTCACCGAAGCGCCCGCCGAGGCCGAGGCCGCGCAGGGCGAGACGACGTACTGGCTCGGCGACGTCCAGCTCAGCCCCGAAGAGGGCGCCGAGCTCCTCGGCCAGCGGGTGTACGTGGTCAAGGTGCCCGACGGGCGCTACCACGACAACCTCTGGGACATCGCCGAGCGGACCCTCGGCGACGGCCGCCGGTACAGCGAGGTGTTCGAGCTCAACAAGGGACGCGACCAGCCCGACGGTCACGAGCTCACGCTCGAGCGGCTCATCTACCCGAACTGGCTGCTGGTCATGCCGGAGGACGCGACCGGTGTCGAGCGCGTCACCGCCGTGGTCACCCCCGTCGCGCCCGCGCCCGAGGCCCCCGCTCCCGTCGCGCCCGCGCCGCCGGCCGAGCACGCGCCCGCGGCCGACGACGCGCAGGCCCCGCCCGTCGCGGACGCCGTGCACGCGTCGACGTCGAGCACCGCGCTCCTCGTGGGCGGCGGACTGCTCGCCGTCGGGCTGCTCGCCGCGCTGGACCGGCTGCGCCGCCGCCACCGCACGGGGGAGCCGTCGGACGACGCCGTCGAGCTCGAGGTCGCGCTGCGCGTCGGTGCCGACCCGCGCCGTGCGCTGCTGCTCGACCGTGGGCTGCGCCAGCTCGCGGCCGCCCACCGCGAGGCCGGTCGACCCCTGCCCGGTGTCGTCGCCGCCGTCGTCTCCGACGACGCGCTCGAGCTGCGGCTGTCCCCGTCGACGCCCGGCGCGCCGGCGCCCTGGCAGGCGGCGGCGGACGGCTCGACGTGGCGGCTCGCCGCGGACGACGTCGACGCGGCGCAGGCCGGCGGTCCGGCCCCGTTCCCCGGGCTGGTCTCGCTGGGCCGGGACACGCAGGGCCGGGACGTCCTGCTGGACCTCGAGAGCGCGCAGGGACCCGTGAGCGTCGTCGGCGACCCGCAGGTGGCGCGCGAGGTGGCGACCGCGCTCGCGGCCGAGCTCGCGACGAACCGTTGGTCCGACGGGCTGCGGGTCACGGGCGTCGACCTGCCCGACGGCCTCGACGCGCTGCCTGGCGGCCGGTACGCGCGCGCCGCGTCCGCGTCCGACGTGCTGGACCGGCTCGACGGTCGCCGCGCGGGCACGCACGACGGCGACGTGCTGTCCGGGCGGGTGCGGCCGGACGGTGCGACGGCGTGGGTGCCCGAGTACCTCGTGCTCGGCGCGGCGCCGACCGGTGCGCTCGCCGAGCAGGTCGTCGCGGTCGCCACGACGGACCGCCGGTCGCCGCTCGGCGTCGTGTGCGTCGGCGACCTGCCCGGCGCGCGCTGGCAGCTCGTCGCGCAGCCCGACGGTCGGCTCGTCGCCCGGCTGCTGGGCGTCGACGTGCAGTCCAACCGCCTCACGTCGCGGCAGGTGGCGGCCCTCGGCGAGCTGTTCACCGAGGTGCCCGAGCCCGCCCCGGCCCTCGACGCGCGGCACGGCGCGGTCGCGCACGAAGGGGCCGTGGACCGGCCCGACGTCGCCGCGCCGCTGCGGCCGCGGACCCCGGCCGACCTCGCGGCGGCACCCGTGCGCGTCCTGGTGCTGGGCGAGCCCCGGGTCGAGAGCCCCGGCGTCGTCGAGGAGAGCCGGCGCGCGCTGCTGACCGAGCTCGTCGTCTTCCTGGCGCTGCACCCCGAGGGCGTCCACGCGAACGTGCTCGCCGCCGCGCTGTGGCCCGGCGGGGTGACCGCCGAGGTGCGCGAGGGCACGCTCGAGCGGGCGGTCCGCTGGCTCGGCACCGACGCGACCGGACGTCCCCGGCTGCTCCGCGGTGCGGACGGCCGCGTCGCGCTCGGACCCGAGGTGGTCGTCGACTGGGACGTCGTCACGACCCTGCTCGCACGGTCCCGCGGTGCGGCGAGCCCGCAGGCCGAGCGCGCGGACCTCGCCGCCGCCCTCGACCTCGCGAGCGGCACGGTGCTGTCGGTGCGGCCCCCGGGGCGCTACGCGTGGCTGGCGCGTGTGCGGCTCGAGCGGGCGTCGCGGGCCCTGCTGGTCGACGCCGTGCACCGGCTCGTGCTGCTGTGCCACCACGACGACGACCCGGGCGCCGCACAGGCCGCCGCCTGGGCGGGGCTGCGCCTCGCGCCGACCGAGGAGCTGCTGTGGCGCGACCTCATGCGTGCCGCGTCGCTCGTCGGCGGGCCCGACGCGGTCCGGCAGGCGGCGGGCGACCTCGCGGCGACCCTGCGCGCGGCCGGTGTCCACGCCATGAGCCCGGCGACCCTGGCGGTCGTCGAGGACCTCGCGCCGCAGTCGTCCGAGGCCGGAGGGGCGGGGGCCTAG
- a CDS encoding pilus assembly protein TadG-related protein gives MTVRDRRPPRPRADEGSASVFVIGIVLVLFAVVGLVADGGRAVNARVAIVDDAEQAARAAANQLDVAHLRATGEARIDPGAARDAAVDFLSVRGYAPGRMTVTAAQDEVTVEVEDVVPTVLLQLAGVDTFTVEGSATARAAVGIVTEIGGAP, from the coding sequence ATGACCGTGCGCGACCGCCGCCCGCCCCGACCCCGGGCCGACGAGGGGTCGGCCTCCGTCTTCGTGATCGGGATCGTGCTCGTCCTGTTCGCCGTGGTCGGCCTCGTCGCGGACGGCGGCCGGGCCGTCAACGCGCGCGTCGCGATCGTCGACGACGCGGAGCAGGCGGCGCGCGCCGCGGCCAACCAGCTCGACGTCGCCCACCTGCGCGCGACGGGCGAGGCGCGGATCGACCCGGGCGCCGCACGCGACGCGGCCGTCGACTTCCTGTCCGTGCGTGGGTACGCACCCGGGCGCATGACGGTGACCGCGGCGCAGGACGAGGTCACCGTCGAGGTCGAGGACGTCGTGCCGACGGTCCTGCTGCAGCTGGCGGGGGTCGACACGTTCACCGTCGAGGGCAGCGCGACCGCGCGCGCGGCGGTCGGGATCGTCACCGAGATCGGGGGAGCACCGTGA
- a CDS encoding TadE/TadG family type IV pilus assembly protein — MRDDRGSMAVEVVVLVPVLLLVALLVVAAGRYVSAEGEAEAIAREAVRAATLERDGASALAAARATAAAGTPASLTCDPVDLGGTFAAGEVVRVDVACTVSWSDLGMLGLPGTVEVEASSAAPVDRYRRTGA, encoded by the coding sequence GTGCGGGACGACCGCGGCTCGATGGCCGTCGAGGTCGTCGTGCTCGTGCCCGTGCTGCTGCTCGTGGCGCTGCTCGTCGTCGCCGCCGGGCGGTACGTGTCCGCCGAGGGTGAGGCGGAGGCGATCGCGCGGGAGGCGGTGCGCGCCGCGACGCTCGAGCGGGACGGCGCGAGCGCGCTCGCGGCCGCGCGGGCGACCGCCGCCGCCGGCACCCCGGCGTCGCTCACGTGCGACCCCGTCGACCTCGGCGGCACGTTCGCGGCCGGGGAGGTGGTCCGCGTCGACGTCGCCTGCACCGTGTCCTGGTCGGACCTCGGCATGCTCGGGCTCCCCGGGACGGTCGAGGTCGAGGCGTCGTCGGCCGCGCCCGTGGACCGGTACCGCAGGACAGGAGCATGA
- a CDS encoding TadE/TadG family type IV pilus assembly protein: MTAPLPTPIRRRLHAGGGGDRGASSIELAVYTPLLMLVILVTVQFALTWHGNQLVGAVARETARVVRTGGGTPESETAARARAVEFAELIGGPNLLDLDVEISRPTPDSVRVEVSARSKEIVQGLAPRVSAVVQGPVERFRADQ; encoded by the coding sequence GTGACCGCTCCGCTCCCCACCCCGATCCGCCGACGGCTGCACGCGGGCGGCGGGGGCGACCGTGGCGCGAGCTCGATCGAGCTCGCCGTCTACACGCCCCTGCTCATGCTCGTGATCCTCGTGACCGTGCAGTTCGCGCTGACGTGGCACGGCAACCAGCTCGTCGGGGCCGTCGCGCGCGAGACCGCGCGCGTCGTGCGGACCGGCGGCGGCACGCCCGAGTCGGAGACGGCCGCCCGCGCTCGCGCGGTCGAGTTCGCGGAGCTGATCGGCGGCCCGAACCTGCTGGACCTCGACGTCGAGATCAGCCGGCCGACCCCCGACTCCGTGCGGGTCGAGGTCTCGGCCCGCTCGAAGGAGATCGTGCAGGGCCTGGCGCCGCGGGTGAGCGCCGTCGTCCAGGGTCCCGTCGAGCGGTTCCGGGCGGACCAGTGA
- a CDS encoding type II secretion system F family protein, with translation MTLVLLAGAVVGLGVLLLVVVLAPPPTHAGSALARLDEERRQSRAYARAVGVDPKAGEGARWQLALGREAARRVTATGLPLDALRADLAMTGLTLDAFLARTVLAFVGGFLAPLVVGAVLVALHVDVNLSVPLLVSLLVGVGAAAVPWLAVRSQAAARRRDFRHVVGSFLDLVSMSLAAGRGVPEALQGASELSDGWAMVRIRDALGGARLRGETPWSALGGLGTELRVDELRDLAAALALVAEDGAKVRDSLAARAGSMRRRELAEAEGKAGESSESMLVAQLLLAVGFLVFLLYPALQSVMGQT, from the coding sequence GTGACGCTCGTGCTCCTCGCGGGGGCCGTCGTCGGCCTCGGTGTGCTCCTGCTCGTCGTCGTGCTCGCACCCCCGCCGACGCACGCCGGCAGCGCGCTCGCCCGGCTCGACGAGGAGCGGCGCCAGAGCCGCGCGTACGCGCGTGCGGTGGGCGTGGACCCGAAGGCCGGGGAGGGGGCGCGCTGGCAGCTCGCCCTCGGCCGCGAGGCTGCACGCCGCGTGACGGCGACCGGCCTGCCGCTGGACGCCCTCCGCGCGGACCTCGCCATGACGGGACTCACGCTCGACGCGTTCCTCGCGCGCACGGTGCTCGCGTTCGTCGGGGGCTTCCTCGCCCCGCTCGTCGTGGGTGCGGTGCTCGTGGCGCTGCACGTGGACGTCAACCTGTCCGTGCCGCTGCTCGTCTCGCTCCTCGTCGGCGTCGGCGCCGCGGCGGTCCCGTGGCTCGCGGTGAGGTCGCAGGCCGCCGCACGGCGCCGCGACTTCCGGCACGTCGTCGGGTCGTTCCTCGACCTCGTCTCGATGAGCCTCGCGGCCGGCCGCGGCGTCCCCGAGGCGCTGCAGGGCGCGTCCGAGCTCAGCGACGGGTGGGCGATGGTGCGGATCCGGGACGCGCTCGGCGGTGCGCGGCTGCGCGGCGAGACGCCGTGGTCCGCGCTGGGCGGGCTCGGCACGGAGCTGCGCGTCGACGAGCTGCGGGACCTCGCCGCCGCGCTCGCGCTCGTCGCCGAGGACGGCGCGAAGGTGCGCGACTCGCTCGCGGCGCGCGCGGGCTCGATGCGCCGACGGGAGCTCGCGGAGGCCGAGGGCAAGGCGGGCGAGAGCTCCGAGTCGATGCTCGTCGCGCAGCTCCTGCTGGCCGTCGGCTTCCTCGTCTTCCTCCTCTACCCGGCGCTGCAGAGCGTGATGGGCCAGACGTGA
- a CDS encoding type II secretion system F family protein produces MAPSTVFIVLAGAVVGLGIALLVESLRPRTREAGVVHGGPSLVDRLGRRALLAAVAAVVVLVVTRWPVAAVAAAALVLSWTSLFGGAKAERQAMARLEGLASWAESLRDTIAGAVGLEQAIPATVYAASPTIQPQLRMLVDRLRVRVPLGTALQRFADDLDDPSADLVVAALILNSRLRGPGLRQVLTSVSESARAELDMRQRVSAGRSSTRRSAQIVMGFSLLMIFGLAILNPTYVAPYGTPTGQAVLVVVIALFAAGFWWMKRLSGVDVPARFLVATSDRHGQPQVDAKTPVGGAS; encoded by the coding sequence ATGGCGCCGTCGACCGTCTTCATCGTCCTCGCGGGGGCCGTCGTCGGCCTCGGGATCGCGCTGCTCGTCGAGTCGCTGCGACCGCGGACGCGGGAGGCGGGCGTCGTGCACGGCGGCCCGTCGCTCGTCGACCGGCTCGGGCGCCGTGCGCTCCTCGCGGCCGTCGCGGCCGTGGTGGTCCTCGTCGTGACGCGCTGGCCCGTCGCGGCCGTCGCCGCCGCGGCGCTCGTGCTGTCGTGGACGTCGCTCTTCGGCGGGGCGAAGGCGGAGCGGCAGGCGATGGCACGCCTCGAGGGCCTCGCGTCGTGGGCCGAGTCGCTGCGCGACACGATCGCCGGTGCGGTCGGCCTCGAGCAGGCGATCCCCGCGACCGTCTACGCGGCGTCGCCGACCATCCAGCCGCAGCTGCGCATGCTCGTCGACCGGCTGCGTGTCCGGGTGCCGCTCGGCACGGCGCTCCAGCGGTTCGCGGACGACCTGGACGACCCGAGCGCCGACCTCGTCGTCGCGGCGCTGATCCTCAACTCGCGCCTGCGCGGCCCGGGTCTGCGGCAGGTGCTCACGTCGGTGTCGGAGTCCGCGCGCGCCGAGCTCGACATGCGTCAGCGCGTGTCGGCGGGCCGGTCCTCGACGCGCCGGTCCGCGCAGATCGTCATGGGCTTCTCGCTGCTCATGATCTTCGGCCTCGCGATCCTGAACCCGACGTACGTCGCGCCGTACGGCACCCCGACCGGGCAGGCGGTGCTCGTGGTCGTCATCGCGCTCTTCGCCGCCGGGTTCTGGTGGATGAAGCGCCTCTCGGGGGTCGACGTCCCGGCCCGCTTCCTCGTCGCGACGTCCGACCGCCACGGTCAGCCGCAGGTCGACGCGAAGACGCCGGTGGGGGGTGCGTCGTGA
- a CDS encoding CpaF family protein, with protein sequence MAVDQALVRRLREEVADVLARQRRDDAAAGVAQMSGQDERQFARAVVNRVLDAYARAEIAAGRTPPSPVEESELASGIHAALYGVGRLQPLLDDRDVENVDINGCDNVFVQYADGREARMPPVADSDDELVELIQILGAYSGLSSRPFDSANPQLDIRLPDGSRMSAVMDVCARPSISIRRARLSRVHLDDLVRLGSVTNEVAAFLSAAVAARKNIMIAGATNAGKTTMLRALANEIRPHERLITVERALELGLGEFPDLHPNVVAFEERLPNSEGNGAISMAELVRRSLRMNPSRVIVGEVLGDEIVTMLNAMSQGNDGSLSTIHANSSIEVFNRISTYAIQSQERLPVEATMMLIAGAIDFVVFVQKQNDYLHGGRLRRFVASIREVNGIDGRVLSSEVFAPGPDGVAVASAPIACLDELVAVGYSPGYAMRGL encoded by the coding sequence GTGGCGGTCGACCAGGCGCTGGTGCGCCGGCTCCGCGAGGAGGTCGCGGACGTCCTCGCGCGGCAGCGTCGCGACGACGCCGCGGCGGGCGTGGCGCAGATGTCCGGGCAGGACGAGCGGCAGTTCGCGCGGGCCGTCGTCAACCGGGTGCTCGACGCGTACGCGCGGGCCGAGATCGCCGCGGGTCGCACGCCGCCGTCGCCGGTCGAGGAGAGCGAGCTCGCGTCGGGCATCCACGCCGCGCTCTACGGCGTCGGCCGCCTCCAGCCGCTGCTCGACGACCGCGACGTCGAGAACGTCGACATCAACGGGTGCGACAACGTCTTCGTGCAGTACGCGGACGGCCGCGAGGCGCGCATGCCGCCCGTGGCGGACTCCGACGACGAGCTCGTCGAGCTCATCCAGATCCTCGGCGCGTACTCGGGCCTGTCGAGCCGCCCGTTCGACTCGGCGAACCCGCAGCTCGACATCCGCCTGCCCGACGGCAGCCGCATGTCGGCGGTCATGGACGTCTGCGCGCGCCCCTCGATCTCGATCCGGCGGGCGCGCCTGTCGCGCGTGCACCTCGACGACCTCGTGCGGCTCGGCTCGGTGACCAACGAGGTCGCGGCGTTCCTGTCGGCGGCCGTCGCGGCGCGCAAGAACATCATGATCGCGGGCGCGACCAACGCCGGGAAGACGACCATGCTCCGGGCGCTGGCCAACGAGATCCGCCCGCACGAGCGGCTCATCACCGTCGAGCGCGCGCTCGAGCTCGGCCTCGGGGAGTTCCCCGACCTGCACCCGAACGTCGTCGCGTTCGAGGAGCGGCTGCCGAACTCCGAGGGCAACGGCGCGATCAGCATGGCGGAGCTCGTGCGCCGCAGCCTGCGCATGAACCCCAGCCGGGTCATCGTCGGCGAGGTGCTCGGCGACGAGATCGTCACGATGCTCAACGCGATGAGCCAGGGCAACGACGGCTCGCTGTCGACGATCCACGCGAACTCGTCGATCGAGGTGTTCAACCGCATCTCGACGTACGCGATCCAGTCGCAGGAACGCCTGCCCGTCGAGGCGACGATGATGCTCATCGCCGGCGCGATCGACTTCGTCGTGTTCGTGCAGAAGCAGAACGACTACCTGCACGGCGGGCGGCTGCGCCGGTTCGTCGCGAGCATCCGCGAGGTCAACGGCATCGACGGCCGCGTGCTGTCCAGCGAGGTCTTCGCGCCCGGGCCGGACGGTGTCGCGGTCGCGTCCGCGCCCATCGCCTGCCTCGACGAGCTCGTCGCCGTGGGGTACTCGCCCGGCTACGCGATGCGGGGTCTGTGA
- a CDS encoding SAF domain-containing protein has translation MTVNTSTPGGVAAQDRRRARDERGMRSAGAVRADRLPHAPRERRPLLAAFAVLLIVGGAAAAGLLALRADERVPVLVAARDIAVGEEITADALATTPVASEGTLLVPASQQELVVGQFARIAVTKGQLVDTSMLTTTRTLQDGKVAVGASFEEGRAPASGLVAGDVVQLVRVADGKGTVLVADALVSSATTPTEGANGGQVTATFIVDESDGAELAAAAAEASLSAVLVSRGTPVVGQGG, from the coding sequence ATGACGGTGAACACGAGCACGCCCGGGGGCGTGGCCGCGCAGGACCGCCGCCGCGCCCGTGACGAGCGCGGGATGAGGTCGGCCGGTGCGGTCCGCGCCGATCGGCTCCCGCACGCGCCGCGCGAGCGGCGCCCGCTGCTCGCGGCGTTCGCGGTGCTCCTCATCGTGGGCGGTGCCGCGGCGGCCGGGCTGCTCGCCCTGCGCGCCGACGAGCGCGTCCCCGTGCTGGTCGCGGCCCGGGACATCGCGGTCGGCGAGGAGATCACCGCCGACGCGCTCGCCACCACGCCCGTCGCGTCCGAGGGCACCCTCCTGGTGCCCGCGTCGCAGCAGGAGCTCGTCGTCGGCCAGTTCGCGCGCATCGCCGTCACGAAGGGCCAGCTCGTCGACACGTCGATGCTCACCACGACCCGCACGCTGCAGGACGGCAAGGTCGCGGTCGGTGCGTCGTTCGAGGAGGGGCGCGCGCCCGCGTCGGGTCTGGTCGCGGGGGACGTCGTCCAGCTCGTCCGGGTCGCCGACGGCAAGGGCACCGTGCTCGTGGCCGACGCGCTCGTGAGCTCGGCGACCACCCCGACGGAGGGCGCCAACGGCGGTCAGGTGACCGCGACGTTCATCGTCGACGAGTCGGACGGCGCCGAGCTGGCCGCGGCGGCCGCCGAGGCGTCGCTCTCGGCCGTCCTCGTGAGCCGCGGGACGCCGGTCGTCGGTCAGGGGGGCTGA
- a CDS encoding FHA domain-containing protein: protein MATVPATWPLVRAQLRPDGTGTVHVNEHASACAAASTDRLRAGALARAVAVARTVGRPVRVVLADASGAVLLAAHPDGTLRTLPAEGAGAPVDVPPAPCRRCGSDQPVVALACAACGTLEPLRVETEPVALLEAATLSRPDEALLASLPAPRPVPALPTAPDDAGHQESGDVLPGTLSPVAVPGLPPEAEAARTARDATTPSRGPVLVLTVDGGPPVRVPGGASLGRDPVAPTGRTPVRVVGATVSKTHALVDVEPDGTILVTDFSSTNGTHVLLDAPVRLVPHTPVAVPAGTVVLLGEVRCTLGLST, encoded by the coding sequence GTGGCGACCGTCCCGGCGACCTGGCCGCTCGTCCGGGCACAGCTGCGACCCGACGGCACCGGGACCGTGCACGTCAACGAGCACGCCTCCGCGTGCGCCGCCGCGTCCACGGACCGGCTGCGGGCCGGTGCGCTCGCGCGCGCGGTCGCGGTGGCCCGGACCGTGGGGCGGCCGGTCCGCGTCGTGCTCGCCGACGCGAGCGGCGCGGTGCTGCTGGCCGCACACCCCGACGGCACGCTGCGGACCCTCCCCGCCGAGGGCGCCGGTGCGCCCGTGGACGTCCCGCCCGCGCCCTGCCGCCGGTGCGGGTCGGACCAGCCGGTCGTGGCGCTGGCGTGCGCGGCGTGCGGGACGCTCGAACCGCTGCGCGTGGAGACCGAGCCGGTCGCCCTGCTCGAAGCGGCGACGCTCAGCCGGCCCGACGAGGCGCTGCTCGCGTCGCTCCCCGCACCGCGGCCCGTCCCTGCCCTCCCGACCGCCCCGGACGACGCCGGGCACCAGGAGTCGGGCGACGTCCTGCCGGGCACGCTGTCACCGGTCGCCGTCCCCGGTCTCCCTCCCGAGGCCGAGGCGGCGCGGACGGCGCGCGACGCGACGACTCCGTCGCGCGGGCCCGTGCTCGTCCTCACCGTCGACGGTGGTCCGCCGGTGCGCGTCCCCGGCGGTGCGTCGCTCGGCCGCGACCCGGTGGCCCCCACCGGGCGGACCCCCGTGCGGGTGGTCGGGGCGACGGTGTCGAAGACCCACGCGCTCGTGGACGTCGAGCCCGACGGGACCATCCTGGTCACCGACTTCAGCTCGACGAACGGGACCCACGTGCTGCTCGACGCGCCCGTGCGGCTGGTCCCGCACACGCCGGTCGCCGTGCCTGCCGGGACCGTGGTGCTGCTCGGCGAGGTGCGCTGCACGCTCGGCCTGAGCACCTGA